A segment of the Odoribacter splanchnicus DSM 20712 genome:
TCGACTACGGCGAAAATGGTTCCGGTATCTTCATTGGGAACCAATCCGGTAGGAGTGATGTTCATCAGGAAGATCATAACGACGATAGTCGCTATAACGATGGCAAATGATAAAAATTTACGACGGATAAAGAATGTGATTCCTCGTTCGTACTTTTTCAGGGTAACATCATAAGCGGCATTGAATGCGATGTGGAAACGTTCGATCAGAGAAGTCTTTTTCTTCTCTCCGTTTTTATCGTGGGGATGTAAAAATATAGCACACAATGCAGGACTTAACGTTAAGGCATTGATTGCCGATAGGCCGATAGCAATAGCCATCGTGAGCCCGAACTGCCGGTAGAAAGTTCCTGAGGTTCCTGTCATAAAACTTACCGGAATAAATACAGACATCATGACCAGGGTGATGGATACAATGGCTCCCCCCAGTTCGCTCATCGCATCGATAGAAGCCAGACGGGCCGATTTATACCCTTGGTCGAGCTTGGCATGAACCCCCTCGACGACGACAATGGCATCGTCGACAACAATGGCAATGGCCAATACCATGGCACATAAGGTTAGCAGATTGACACTGAAACCGATCAGGTACAGACCGAAGAAAGTACCGATCAGCGCAACAGGGATTGCTATGGCCGGGATCAAGGTGGAACGAAAATCCTGCAAGAAGATATATACCACTAAAAATACCAGTACAAATGCTTCGAGCAAGGTTTTCAATACTTCGTGGATAGAAGCGAACAAGAAGTCGTTGGCATTCAACAATTCTACGACTTTGACTCCGGGAGGTAAGGTCGGTTCCACTTTTTTAAGGTATTCCTGAATGTCCTGGATGATGGTCGTAGCATTGGATCCTGCCGTTTGGAAAATGATTGCGGTTACTCCCGGATGTCCGTTGACATTGTTCTGGAAACCATAAGTCAACCGGCCTAATTCGACTGTTGCAATATCTTTCAAACGCAAAATTTCTCCGTCGGAGGTAGCCCGGATAACGATATTTTCAAATTCTTCCTGCGTTTGTAAACGCCCCTTGTATTTCATGACATATTGAAAGGACTGATTACCCCGTTCTCCGAATTGTCCCGGAGCAGCTTCGATGTTTTGTTCTGCTAAAGCAACCGATACATCACTGGGCATCAGTTTGTATTGGGCCATAACATCCGGTTTCAACCAGATACGCATCGAATAGTCGGTTCCCATCACCATGGCGTCTCCAACCCCCTGAATACGTTTAATTTCAGGGATAATGTTGATGTTCATGTAGTTCTCCAGAAATTCGTTATCGTATTTATCGTCGGAACTATAGAAAGAAAAACCTAGCAGCATACTGGATTGCCGTTTTTGGGTGATGACTCCTACCTGGGTGACTTCGGCGGGAAGGAATCCCTGGGCTTTAGCTACCCGGTTTTGCACATTTACTGCAGCCATATCGGGGTCGGTACCCTGCTTAAAATAAACTTCTATGCTGGCTTCTCCGGTATTGGTCGCTGTGGAACTCATATACATCATGTCCTCCACACCGTTGATTTGCTCTTCCAGCGGAGCGATAACACTGTTCAGAATAGTCTGTGCATTGGCCCCGGTATAGGTTGTGGTGACCCGGATGGTTGGAGGGGCGATATCCGGATACTGCGATACAGGTAAGGATACAAGTCCTAATATACCCAATATAACGACGACAATGGAAATTACCGTTGAAAGTACCGGACGGTTAATAAATCGATCTAATTTCATTTTCTTAAGCTTTAAAGCAGATTATTTATTCACAGGTTGGGTGGCAGCTTTGATTTTGGCAGCTGCAGCCTCAGGAGTGATCGGTTGGATCTGGGTGCCGTCCCGGAGCGTTCCTACTCCTTCGATAACGATTCTGTCTCCCGGATTTAATCCCGAAGTAACGACGAAATTTTTACCGTCATCCAATTTGAATACTTCGACTTCAGTATTTTTTACCTTCGAGTCGGCATCTACGACAAACACAAAACGTTTATCCTGAAGTTCGTAGGTGGCTTTTTGAGGTACCACCAACACATTCTGAAGTTGGGAAGGAATGATAACGGAACCGGTGCCTCCGCTTCTCAATAGACGTTGAGGGTTGCTGAAGGTGGCACGTACGCTTACCGATCCGGTTGTTTGGTCGATTACTTCACTGATCGTCTCGATTTTTCCTTGCTGGGAATAAGGACGGCCGTCTGCGGTGGTTAAAGATACCGGAGGCATTTTTTCCAAAATCTTACTGGAAGTGCTGTCCTGACGGATCAGGTCGAGTAATTGTTTTTCAGTCATAGAAAAATAAGCATACATTTCTGAAATATCGGAAACCGTTGTGAGCGGAGTCGTCATACTCGGACTGACCAGGGAACCGACCCGGAAAGGTACTTTTCCCATGACTCCGTTGACGGGACTTGTGACTTGCGTATAGGAGAGATTTTTTTCGGCGTTGGTCAGCTGTGCCTTCGCCTGAGCCAGGGCTGCCTCGCTGGAAGCCAGCGCATTCTCTGCTGTCTGAAGATCGAATTTACTGATAATATTCTTTTGTTCGAGTTGCCGCTTGTTTTTTGCCGTCAATTCTGCGGTCGCAACATTGGCTTTAGCTACTTCTACAGCAGCTTTTGCTACGTTGACAGCTTCTTCGTATTGAACAGGATCGATAACAAATAAGGTTTGGCCTTTTTGGACACTCGAGCCTTCGTCTACACATAGTTTCGTAATAAAACCACTTACATTCGGACGGATCTCGACATCCTGGCGTCCTTTGAAAGTTGCCGGATAAGCAGAGGTCAATTTTACCGTTTCGGGCTGTAAAGTGATTACTGCAAATTCGGGAACCGTTTGTTGTCTTCCCTGATTTTTTCCTCCACATGCGACACACATTGCACTCAAGGTAATGATGAATAAGTTGTGCATTCGAGTCATTTTCAATTTTTCAATTTTCATATTGCGTATTATTATAAATTTATTTTTGCACTCTTTCCCTTATACATAATTCGTGCTAATTCTTTCAAATATTTCCGGGTATTAAGAATATTTGATAAAAATTGGATTTGAGAAATGTAAGAAATGTTAAGATAACGTTTGAGAGATGTAAAATGCCCCATCTTTAAAGAAAATGAAATGACTGATCGGGTATAAGTATCACTCATAAATGGGTATGATTACTAACAAGTGACAAAGATAACAGATATTTTTATTTTTCGTAAATAATGTAATAAATAGATGACAGGAGGTTGTTTTAATTTTAAAATGAAGAGATATGGCTTTTAAAATTGCATTTTTTGATACAAAACCTTATGACAGGGCTTCGTTTGATGAGGTGAATGAAAAATATGGTTTTGAGATTCTGTACCACAAAGGGCAGTTGAACCGGAATAATGTGGTCTTGACCCAAGGAATGGATGCGATCTGTATTTTTGTGCATGACACGGCGGATACCGCAATTATTGAGCAAATGGCCGGTTACGGGGTCAAACTGATCGCTTTAAGGGCTGCCGGATATAATAATGTAGATTTGGCTGCTGCTAAAGATAAATTGAAAGTGGTTCGGGTACCTGCTTACTCTCCTTATGCAGTTGCCGAACATGCTGTTGCACTGATGTTGGCTTTGAACCGGAAAATTCATCGGGCTTATTGGCGTACCCGGGATGGTAATTTCGCTTTACATGGCCTGATGGGATTCGATATGAATGGGAAAACAGCCGGAATTATCGGGACTGGGAAGATTGCACGGATTCTGATCCGGATTTTGCAGGGGTTCGGTATGAAAGTAGTGGCTTATGATCTTTATCCGGATGAAAAATATGCCCGGGAGGTCGGGATCTCTTATGTTTCATTGGATGGTCTGTATGCACAAGCAGACATGATTTCTTTGCATGTTCCCCTGACTGATCAGACCAAAAACATGATCGACGCACAGTCTATCGCTAAAATGAAAGAAGGCACGATAATCATAAATACGAGTCGGGGACAATTGATCCATACCAATGCCTTGATCGAAGGGTTGAAAAGTAAAAAAATAGCAGCTGCCGGATTGGATGTTTATGAAGAAGAAGAGGGGTATTTTTATGAAGATCAATCGGATAAAATTATCGATGATGATGTCCTGGCCCGTTTACTCTCGTTCAATAATGTCATCGTTACCTCACATCAGGGATTTTTTACCCGGGAAGCAATGCACAATATTGCAGAGACTACCTTGCAAAATATACAGGATTTTATCGATGGAAAGACATTGGTAAATGAAGTTTCCTAAAAATAACCTGGATGTTTAAAATTAAAAATTTGCAATTTATATATACTTTTGTCACAGATTTTATAAACTGAAATTTATCGTAACGATAAATTTAAACCGATGGATTCAGAAGAAATTTATAAGCAGGCTATTTTATTCCGGCGTTGGTTGCACCGGCATCCCGAAGTTTCTACCCAGGAATTTCAGACGCAAGCTTTTGTCATCGACGTACTGAAGGAATATAAAATACCTTATAAAACTTACGGGACAGGAATTATAGCCACTTTGGGTGAAGGAGCCGATTGTGTCGCTTTACGGGCTGACATGGATGCGCTGCGGGTACAGGAAGATACCGGATTACCTTATTGTTCGGAGACTTCCGGGCTGATGCACGCTTGTGGACATGATATGCATACTGCTATGTTATTGGGGGCGGCTATTATTTTAAAAAGTAAAGAGGCAGAGTTGGGTGGGACCCTGAAACTTGTTTTTCAACCGAGTGAAGAAAAACGTCCCGGAGGAGCAAGATTATTATTGCCTCATTTGCTGGAACCTCCCGTACCGAAAGCCATATTCGGTCAGCATGTATTTCCCGGATTACCGGTTGGACAGATCGGTATACGTCCGGGAGCCTTTTTTGCTTCTTCCGATAATATTATTTTTGCAGTGGAAGGAAAAGGGACACATGCGGCCATGCCTCAGCTGGGGTCCGATCCTATTTTGGCAGCTACGGCCCTGATCCAGTTTTATCAGACTATTATTACTAAGTTCCGTAATCCTCTCATCCCGGCAGTGCTTTCGATTACTTCTATTCATGGGGGAACAGCCAATAATGTGATACCGGATCGGGTAGAGGTGATGGGCACGGTGCGTACACATGATAATGCGTTGAGGCACCGGATTTTTGAATTGATCGATGAGAAATCTCCGGCTATTTGTGATTTATACGGTTGTCGTTTTGTACCCGATATGCCTTGGAATGGATTACCTCCGTTGGTCAATGATCCGGTATTGACAAAGGAAGTGAAGAAGCTGGCGGCAGGCTTGCCGCAAGTGCGGCAGATCGTCGAATCGGAACCCTTGACTTTAGGGGAAGACTTTGCTATTTATTTGCAGGAATTGCCGGGTGTTTTCTGGACTTTGGGGGTGCGGCCACCGGAAGCAGAGGAAATGTGTCCTTTGCATAATCCGGGAATGGCACCCGACGAGCGGGCTATACGGGTCGGAATCGATATGCTGGTTGCGACGGGCTTGCGTTTTTTGAAAAAAGGATAGCCGTACAAGGACCTGTTTTAAAGGTCCTTGATTTTTATGATATTGTAGGAAATATCTTTGTCGTAGACATCCGTTTGGTCGATCTTTTTGATGTATTTTACTACCCGGATCGTGACCGGAAGTATGATCACTTCATAGAAGGATTTCAAAAGAGCTTGTGTGGCTATCATAACCAGTAAAGCTTGAACAGGAATCAGTCCTCCGAAAGCGAGTGGAAAGAAGAGCAGTGAGTCGGCACTCTCCCCGGCAATCGTGGATAAAATAGCCCTGAGAGAAAAATATTTCCCCTGGGTAGCTACCTTCATTTTGCTCATGATATAGGCATTGAGAAACGATCCGAGTAGAAAA
Coding sequences within it:
- a CDS encoding 2-hydroxyacid dehydrogenase, coding for MAFKIAFFDTKPYDRASFDEVNEKYGFEILYHKGQLNRNNVVLTQGMDAICIFVHDTADTAIIEQMAGYGVKLIALRAAGYNNVDLAAAKDKLKVVRVPAYSPYAVAEHAVALMLALNRKIHRAYWRTRDGNFALHGLMGFDMNGKTAGIIGTGKIARILIRILQGFGMKVVAYDLYPDEKYAREVGISYVSLDGLYAQADMISLHVPLTDQTKNMIDAQSIAKMKEGTIIINTSRGQLIHTNALIEGLKSKKIAAAGLDVYEEEEGYFYEDQSDKIIDDDVLARLLSFNNVIVTSHQGFFTREAMHNIAETTLQNIQDFIDGKTLVNEVS
- a CDS encoding efflux RND transporter permease subunit, whose protein sequence is MKLDRFINRPVLSTVISIVVVILGILGLVSLPVSQYPDIAPPTIRVTTTYTGANAQTILNSVIAPLEEQINGVEDMMYMSSTATNTGEASIEVYFKQGTDPDMAAVNVQNRVAKAQGFLPAEVTQVGVITQKRQSSMLLGFSFYSSDDKYDNEFLENYMNINIIPEIKRIQGVGDAMVMGTDYSMRIWLKPDVMAQYKLMPSDVSVALAEQNIEAAPGQFGERGNQSFQYVMKYKGRLQTQEEFENIVIRATSDGEILRLKDIATVELGRLTYGFQNNVNGHPGVTAIIFQTAGSNATTIIQDIQEYLKKVEPTLPPGVKVVELLNANDFLFASIHEVLKTLLEAFVLVFLVVYIFLQDFRSTLIPAIAIPVALIGTFFGLYLIGFSVNLLTLCAMVLAIAIVVDDAIVVVEGVHAKLDQGYKSARLASIDAMSELGGAIVSITLVMMSVFIPVSFMTGTSGTFYRQFGLTMAIAIGLSAINALTLSPALCAIFLHPHDKNGEKKKTSLIERFHIAFNAAYDVTLKKYERGITFFIRRKFLSFAIVIATIVVMIFLMNITPTGLVPNEDTGTIFAVVDMAPGTAQERTEAVMEQVDSLVAANPAVKSRTQVTGYSFLAGQGNSYGTLIIKLKDWKERGKGEDANTVIGTLYMQAQSLIKDARVLLFAPPMIPGYSVTNGFEFNLQDKTGGDLNTFYEVAQEFLGKLKERPEIATAQTSFNPTFPQYMIDIDAAKCKQAGISPNDILTTLQGYYGGIYASNFNRFGKLYRVMIQADPRYRINPESLQNVKIRNGNEMAPISQFMTLTKVYGPDNIKRFNMFTSMSVNGSPADGYSSGQAIKAIEEVAAQSLPTGYGFEFSGMTREEQSSSGSTTAMIFALCFVFVYLLLSAQYESYILPLVVLLSVPSGLMGSFIFAQIMGVENNIYMQIALIMLIGLLAKNAILITEFALDRRKTGMSITEAAVSGASARLRPILMTSLAMVIGLLPLMFAHGVGANGNSTLGTGAIGGMFIGMICQIFIVPALFVVFEHIQEKVKPLEWHDTDNTDIASEIEQYTK
- a CDS encoding efflux RND transporter periplasmic adaptor subunit yields the protein MKIEKLKMTRMHNLFIITLSAMCVACGGKNQGRQQTVPEFAVITLQPETVKLTSAYPATFKGRQDVEIRPNVSGFITKLCVDEGSSVQKGQTLFVIDPVQYEEAVNVAKAAVEVAKANVATAELTAKNKRQLEQKNIISKFDLQTAENALASSEAALAQAKAQLTNAEKNLSYTQVTSPVNGVMGKVPFRVGSLVSPSMTTPLTTVSDISEMYAYFSMTEKQLLDLIRQDSTSSKILEKMPPVSLTTADGRPYSQQGKIETISEVIDQTTGSVSVRATFSNPQRLLRSGGTGSVIIPSQLQNVLVVPQKATYELQDKRFVFVVDADSKVKNTEVEVFKLDDGKNFVVTSGLNPGDRIVIEGVGTLRDGTQIQPITPEAAAAKIKAATQPVNK
- a CDS encoding M20 metallopeptidase family protein, which codes for MDSEEIYKQAILFRRWLHRHPEVSTQEFQTQAFVIDVLKEYKIPYKTYGTGIIATLGEGADCVALRADMDALRVQEDTGLPYCSETSGLMHACGHDMHTAMLLGAAIILKSKEAELGGTLKLVFQPSEEKRPGGARLLLPHLLEPPVPKAIFGQHVFPGLPVGQIGIRPGAFFASSDNIIFAVEGKGTHAAMPQLGSDPILAATALIQFYQTIITKFRNPLIPAVLSITSIHGGTANNVIPDRVEVMGTVRTHDNALRHRIFELIDEKSPAICDLYGCRFVPDMPWNGLPPLVNDPVLTKEVKKLAAGLPQVRQIVESEPLTLGEDFAIYLQELPGVFWTLGVRPPEAEEMCPLHNPGMAPDERAIRVGIDMLVATGLRFLKKG